A single region of the Pogoniulus pusillus isolate bPogPus1 chromosome Z, bPogPus1.pri, whole genome shotgun sequence genome encodes:
- the TOMM5 gene encoding mitochondrial import receptor subunit TOM5 homolog yields the protein MFRIEGLGPKMDPEELKRKMRRDVLTSVRNFLIYVALLRITPFILKKLDSI from the exons ATGTTCCGCATTGAAGGGCTCGGGCCCAAAATGGACCCGGAGGAGCTGAAGCGAAAGATGCGCCGCGATGTCCTCACCTCTGTCCGCAATTTTCTTATCTACGTCGCGCTGCTGCGGATCA CTCCTTTCATTCTGAAGAAGCTGGACAGTATATGA
- the EMC4 gene encoding ER membrane protein complex subunit 4 isoform X3 — translation MAAAAAAAVRGRRFKWSLELAASPGGRPRGAAEGRGPLGFAERQLGEGSVHESDKILMEKRCWDVALAPLKQIPMNLFIMYMAGNTISIFPAMMVCMMGWRPLQALMSLSATDGVHWGWPDLVTHCIHPPIKAMAEG, via the exons atggcggcggcggcggcagcggcggtcCGGGGTCGGCGTTTCAAGTGGTCGCTGGAGCTGGCGGCGTCACCCGGCGGGCG GCCCCGCGGAGCCGCCGAGGGCCGCGGGCCGCTGGGGTTCGCCGAGCGGCAACTGGGGGAAGGCAGCGTCCACGAGAGCGACAAAATCCTGATGGAGAAG CGCTGCTGGGACGtagccctggcaccactgaaGCAGATCCCCATGAACCTCTTCATCATGTATATGGCCGGCAACACCATATCGATTTTCCCTGCCATGATGGTCTGCATGATGGGCTGGCGTCCACTGCAGGCTCTCATGTCCCTCTCCGCCA CGGATGGAGTTCACTGGGGGTGGCCTGATCTTGTGACCCATTGCATCCACCCACCAATAAAGGCAATGGCAGAAGGGTGA
- the EMC4 gene encoding ER membrane protein complex subunit 4 isoform X1, producing MAAAAAAAVRGRRFKWSLELAASPGGRPRGAAEGRGPLGFAERQLGEGSVHESDKILMEKRCWDVALAPLKQIPMNLFIMYMAGNTISIFPAMMVCMMGWRPLQALMSLSATLKALESSSRRALQGLVFLVGNGLGLALALYKCQAMGLLPTRPSDWLAFVAPPQRMEFTGGGLIL from the exons atggcggcggcggcggcagcggcggtcCGGGGTCGGCGTTTCAAGTGGTCGCTGGAGCTGGCGGCGTCACCCGGCGGGCG GCCCCGCGGAGCCGCCGAGGGCCGCGGGCCGCTGGGGTTCGCCGAGCGGCAACTGGGGGAAGGCAGCGTCCACGAGAGCGACAAAATCCTGATGGAGAAG CGCTGCTGGGACGtagccctggcaccactgaaGCAGATCCCCATGAACCTCTTCATCATGTATATGGCCGGCAACACCATATCGATTTTCCCTGCCATGATGGTCTGCATGATGGGCTGGCGTCCACTGCAGGCTCTCATGTCCCTCTCCGCCA CACTGAAGGCACTGGAGAGCTCAAGCCGACGGGCACTGCAGGGACTGGTGTTCCTCGTGGGCAATGGGCTGGGGCTGGCGCTGGCCCTCTACAAGTGCCAGGCTatggggctgctgcccacccGCCCCTCTGACTGGCTGGCCTTCGTTGCCCCCCCACAG CGGATGGAGTTCACTGGGGGTGGCCTGATCTTGTGA
- the EMC4 gene encoding ER membrane protein complex subunit 4 isoform X2 yields the protein MAAAAAAAVRGRRFKWSLELAASPGGRPRGAAEGRGPLGFAERQLGEGSVHESDKILMEKRCWDVALAPLKQIPMNLFIMYMAGNTISIFPAMMVCMMGWRPLQALMSLSASPPHSTEGTGELKPTGTAGTGVPRGQWAGAGAGPLQVPGYGAAAHPPL from the exons atggcggcggcggcggcagcggcggtcCGGGGTCGGCGTTTCAAGTGGTCGCTGGAGCTGGCGGCGTCACCCGGCGGGCG GCCCCGCGGAGCCGCCGAGGGCCGCGGGCCGCTGGGGTTCGCCGAGCGGCAACTGGGGGAAGGCAGCGTCCACGAGAGCGACAAAATCCTGATGGAGAAG CGCTGCTGGGACGtagccctggcaccactgaaGCAGATCCCCATGAACCTCTTCATCATGTATATGGCCGGCAACACCATATCGATTTTCCCTGCCATGATGGTCTGCATGATGGGCTGGCGTCCACTGCAGGCTCTCATGTCCCTCTCCGCCA GTCCCCCCCACAGCACTGAAGGCACTGGAGAGCTCAAGCCGACGGGCACTGCAGGGACTGGTGTTCCTCGTGGGCAATGGGCTGGGGCTGGCGCTGGCCCTCTACAAGTGCCAGGCTatggggctgctgcccacccGCCCCTCTGA